From the Conexivisphaerales archaeon genome, the window AGGAGATGGTTTGACAACCTTGAGGCGAGTTCTGCGGTAACAGCTGATTAGAAACCTTGGACCCTTTAGTGTGGAAAAAACCAGATGTTCATCTGTTGGGGTTCGCCGGTAAATTTAATTGCTCGGTTGAGGAGATGGTAAATGGGAGTTCTAAAGCAACAGGTGACCCCTCTAGCTTTAGTTGACTATATCTTGTGGCTGTCAGATCAAGAAGAAGAAAGACGGCCACCGCCAGGATTTTCTTTGAGAAAACATGACTCTTAAAGATCAGACTATACTCGGTCTTGATGATATCTAAGAATTATAGTTGACAATTCAACGAACGCGTCTATTCTATTCTGTGTTCTTGACCTTAAGAGCAAGGAAAACATCAACTTTAGTCTGACCTCCATTCAATCCTATTTAATTTGTTGCCGTGGTAAGTGCAATTGCAGCGAAGAATATGCAGAGAAGAAAACAGCCTAAAGACAGTTGAAAGACTATGTCTTTATAAAAACTTGGTCACCATGATAACCAGAAACCTACCAAGTCTCTAGACAATTTACTTTAGCTCTAAGCATTATGATTATTAGCGGGAGAAAAGGCAAAAGAGCCGAACAGTGTTGAGAATAGAATAAGACAAGATGATTTTACATAGTATCTCGAGCACTGTCAAGAGAGGTCATTCGTCTGCCCGCTTGGGAACATCCCTGAAGCTGCCGTATGGTCTATTCGTAAAATGCCGTCAGAGAGTGGGACCATTAAATCGCAGCTGAGGCCGCGCGCTAAATGTATACTCGTGCAGTGACAACGTTGCTCGAACAAGTACTTTTCTATACGTTTACAAAAAGAATGTAAACAATATCATTAAATTGTTGACGAAACGAAGTTTTACTTGGATATACTTTAAGCGATGAGATATTTCCACATGTTATGCTACCTGTACTGCGAAAATTTGTCAAACGCAAGTATAAATAGCCTAAATTAAATAGATATAATGGTAGAATATGCAATGAGATACATCGCTATTCAGGGTTCTCCGGTTAATTGGATCTGGAGCCTTAGAACCCTTGGAAAGAATGAAGTAGGTCCAGGATTTCACAAAGTAAATCCCAATAGTGAGCGATCATTAACCAAAAATCAAGACAAACTATTGTGGGCTTTTCGACAAAAACAAGATTTTAATAGACTTTCCGAGATATTACAATTCGAAGAGAAGGTTCAGGTGCTCGTCATTTCAACTGTTGGAAACAGCTATCAATTGAATGCGGGGGGTGTGATAGCGTTTGGTGAGATCGTAAAAGAAGATGTTATTGGAGAACTCAAATGGGATTATTGGCCAGAGGGTTCTGGCTGGGATTATAAGTTTTATATAAGAATAACAAAATTAGCACCGAAGCTGCAAGAGAACTTAACAAAACTTAATAATATCCAGTCTCCAGAAATTGGTAATTTAGTTTCTGTTATGAGAGAATCAAGGGAAGATGTCTTGCCAGTCGTCCCAAAAAGCGTGACCAGAGGGTCGCTATCGGAACTGGACCATAAGACGTTTGATATATTCGAATTTCTGGCCTCTAAATACTGGGTAAAACAAAGAGAAGTCCAAATAGGTGTCACAAGCCTGTCGGAAGACCTTCAAAAGATAGCTACCATGCATCTTCTCGCGGGTAAAAATATCATAGTTTATGGACCGCCTGGAGTGGGAAAGACAATATTCGCAAAGAGTCTTTGTGAAAATCTAGGAATAGGTTTCCGTATAGAAACAGGGAACCCAGAGTGGACCGCTTTTGATGTAATTGGCGGCTACGACATTAATAATAAGTTTCGTATAGGATTTCTTACAGATGCTGTAGTTTCATGCCATATTTCACTCAAAGAGAGCGGAAGACCATATTGGTTAATTATAGACGAAATTAATAGAGCAAACCTAGATCTTTCCTTTGGTAATGCATTCACAACATTAGATCTAGCCCACCGGCCTAATACTCCATTGGTAGAATTTTATGAAAGCCTTGACGAAAACAAGGGTAAAAATGAGAAACTAATGTCCATACTTAAAGAGTACGGATCGAAGAAGATGGCCCTATTCGTACCGTTATCCTTTAGAATTATAGGAACAATGAACAGTTATGACAGAACACTTCTATTTAGGCTAGGCTTCGCAATGATCAGAAGATTTGCTTTCATACCATTATCCACGAAAAAGTACACCCTTTCAGTAAACGATGACACTTTTATTGAACAAGCTAAAATTTTGACTAACGAGTCTAACGAAAACTGGAAAGAGACATTTCAAAGTGCATCTCGAGAATTGATGCTGAAGGGCGACATACAAAATGATTCCGTCACCTTTAGAACCGATTCAATGCCTCAGGAACCTTACCTGATTGACGAGAGTTTAGGCGAATTATCTTCAGATTTGAATGCTTTTAGGTTGATCCACGCGATATGCCAAAGGATAAACGAGATTTTGGTCGGTAGTCTTGAGGTGGGTATGGCTTTGGAAATTGACGCAATGAAATTTATGCTAGCCGCTACCTCATATTTTGGGGAATCATGGAAAACATTCGGTAAAGGTCTGGTTGACCAAGCGGTTAACTCATACATATTGCCACAATTTGACGCGTTATCTGAACAACTCCGAGCTGAAGCATTGGGTATGTCAAGCAGCCAAAGTGTACAAAATAAAGTAAAAGAAGTCAATGTATTATTCAAAAATCTGCGATTGAATGATAGCTTGGCCAGTATCGAACGGATAATGAACGGGGAAAGAATCTTTTGAGTCTGGTACTAGAGTTTAGAGAAGACAAAGACTATGAATGCGATGAAATTCAAGAAGTAATAAAACAGAAGTTACCAAGCCAACAGTCATCAACTCTTGTTGATGAAATAATTGAGTTTGTAGATAAGAATCTAAACCGCAGTATGCGAATCTTGATAGAGCTCCAATATTCTGATTTTAGGATAGAGTCTCCATTACCAGTTTTTCGCCATAGAAAAAGACAGATCAATTTCGGACAATGGGTTGGTGTGTATAGATTCTACTCGGAAGAGCTAGCTTCTGAAGTTACGATAAAAGTCGTTCCTAAAATTCCTCTTCAATCGTTCACTCTTATGTTGAATGAAGTTTATGGTCTCGTGCAAATGTACGGCGTTCCGGCTTTGGACGTGGTATCGCTTAATCTGCACGGTTATAGTAATTTCCGTGATTGTCTGACATACAGTTTCCTACTAAATAGGTTAACAGAGTTAGCTTTTGCACATGGTATAGTTAGGCAGGCTACATTCGTACGATATTCTTCTGGAATACAGATGGGCTTGATCGACAGACATAGAACAGCCTAT encodes:
- a CDS encoding AAA family ATPase is translated as MVEYAMRYIAIQGSPVNWIWSLRTLGKNEVGPGFHKVNPNSERSLTKNQDKLLWAFRQKQDFNRLSEILQFEEKVQVLVISTVGNSYQLNAGGVIAFGEIVKEDVIGELKWDYWPEGSGWDYKFYIRITKLAPKLQENLTKLNNIQSPEIGNLVSVMRESREDVLPVVPKSVTRGSLSELDHKTFDIFEFLASKYWVKQREVQIGVTSLSEDLQKIATMHLLAGKNIIVYGPPGVGKTIFAKSLCENLGIGFRIETGNPEWTAFDVIGGYDINNKFRIGFLTDAVVSCHISLKESGRPYWLIIDEINRANLDLSFGNAFTTLDLAHRPNTPLVEFYESLDENKGKNEKLMSILKEYGSKKMALFVPLSFRIIGTMNSYDRTLLFRLGFAMIRRFAFIPLSTKKYTLSVNDDTFIEQAKILTNESNENWKETFQSASRELMLKGDIQNDSVTFRTDSMPQEPYLIDESLGELSSDLNAFRLIHAICQRINEILVGSLEVGMALEIDAMKFMLAATSYFGESWKTFGKGLVDQAVNSYILPQFDALSEQLRAEALGMSSSQSVQNKVKEVNVLFKNLRLNDSLASIERIMNGERIF